One Vibrio campbellii CAIM 519 = NBRC 15631 = ATCC 25920 genomic window carries:
- a CDS encoding mechanosensitive ion channel family protein, which yields MTKIASWMMGALLLFCSHLTQASDPFPLSPPNLSTPQQAIISFNDLVAEANQELNLILADQKHNTEPNRQKVYALFDKATQVFDLSDVPDSSQNKVALESVMLMKEILDRVPLIELSKIPNSNALAQWRVPETSLELVKQADGQYRFSQQTVKGLYRDYLLVKHLPSHSEASLDYFKYYSLSAGRLIPPHWFYLIEALPSTFMVEYWNQALWQWLGLTILFIVMSGVLILLFHNVSAPVTRSILAVLTLSGFLYLADYQLNLTGTLMSTLNIVIELICWLLLSQVAYLVIYQACRLLMKKQRSKSTLRHSLAQIIGTLFGSMAAIACLGYGLNRLGVPVYGIVTGLSLGGMAIALAIRPTMENLIGGVILFLDKSLSVGDYCQIGNQSGVIEQIGVRSTRIRAKDRTQITITNGDLIKHEIINFSRRDRYPFKTTIGLRYETSMSQLQTITKKITNLLQEHPNVLDSPIRVHFDTFNAYSLDIKVLAHLNTTSKETFLNLQQSLLISINQIIEAEDTKFALPSHTTYLATDSVQPAATAQVQIKAQVIDQNT from the coding sequence ATGACAAAAATCGCATCATGGATGATGGGAGCTCTGCTCTTGTTCTGCAGTCATTTAACTCAAGCAAGTGATCCTTTTCCACTTTCTCCCCCAAACCTTTCAACGCCACAACAAGCGATAATAAGCTTCAATGATCTAGTGGCTGAAGCGAATCAAGAGCTTAATCTTATACTGGCTGATCAAAAGCACAACACTGAGCCTAATCGACAGAAAGTGTATGCACTTTTCGATAAAGCAACTCAAGTCTTTGACTTAAGTGATGTGCCTGATTCTAGCCAAAATAAAGTGGCACTCGAGTCCGTGATGTTAATGAAAGAAATTCTCGACCGAGTGCCTCTCATTGAGCTTTCCAAAATTCCAAATAGCAATGCACTAGCACAGTGGAGAGTGCCAGAAACCAGCTTAGAGTTGGTGAAGCAGGCCGATGGTCAATATCGATTTTCCCAGCAAACCGTAAAAGGGTTGTATCGCGACTATCTTCTAGTCAAGCACTTACCGTCTCATTCCGAAGCATCCCTCGACTACTTTAAATACTACTCACTGAGTGCTGGACGTTTAATTCCGCCACACTGGTTTTATCTTATCGAAGCCTTGCCGAGCACATTTATGGTCGAATATTGGAACCAAGCCCTATGGCAATGGTTGGGGTTAACCATATTGTTCATTGTAATGAGCGGCGTTCTCATTCTTCTGTTCCACAATGTTAGTGCGCCTGTCACAAGATCAATTCTTGCCGTATTAACCTTGAGCGGTTTTCTATACCTTGCAGACTACCAACTTAATTTAACGGGCACGTTAATGTCGACGTTGAATATAGTTATCGAACTCATCTGTTGGCTCTTGCTCAGCCAAGTCGCTTACCTTGTTATCTATCAAGCTTGTCGCCTACTGATGAAGAAACAACGCTCGAAATCAACATTACGTCATAGCCTGGCACAAATTATTGGTACTCTTTTTGGCTCCATGGCTGCGATCGCTTGCCTTGGTTACGGTTTAAATCGATTAGGGGTACCTGTATACGGAATCGTAACAGGATTGAGTCTTGGAGGGATGGCCATCGCACTCGCAATTCGTCCCACAATGGAGAACTTAATTGGTGGTGTCATTTTGTTTTTGGACAAATCTTTGTCGGTTGGGGATTACTGCCAAATTGGTAATCAATCAGGCGTTATAGAGCAAATAGGAGTGCGCTCGACTCGTATCAGGGCAAAAGATAGAACCCAAATTACCATCACCAACGGGGACTTGATTAAGCATGAAATCATCAACTTTAGCCGTCGAGACCGTTACCCGTTCAAGACAACCATTGGGCTACGGTATGAGACCAGTATGTCTCAACTCCAAACGATCACGAAGAAGATAACAAACTTGCTCCAAGAGCACCCTAACGTTTTAGATTCACCTATTCGAGTACACTTTGATACCTTCAATGCCTACAGTTTGGATATTAAAGTTCTCGCTCATCTGAATACAACGAGTAAAGAGACATTTCTTAATTTGCAGCAATCGCTACTGATATCGATTAATCAGATTATTGAAGCGGAGGACACAAAGTTCGCCTTGCCTTCTCATACCACTTATCTCGCCACCGATTCTGTACAGCCGGCAGCTACAGCCCAAGTTCAAATTAAAGCTCAAGTAATAGATCAAAACACATAA
- a CDS encoding 3-keto-5-aminohexanoate cleavage protein → MVVNSQTKRARIAIIVAPNGARKTKQYHAQLPMNTEEMVAEAKACQTVGATMIHLHARDAQGRHSLELDDNLEIYHAVKAAVGDSMIVQLTTEAVGMYSPQQQMALVKAVKPEAASFALRELIPDEQSEEQGFVFFDWVAAQGILSQIILYDQADIERYFSLRERGVLPKHNQHALVVLGRYHEAQQSSPWDLRAMHLERFIEEKVRCAVCAFGAREQDCLTHAMLLGLDVRVGFENNHLSSDGQLAKSNAEQVRRLKEIFELLDVPLHDAESFRESI, encoded by the coding sequence ATGGTAGTGAACTCCCAAACTAAAAGGGCTCGAATCGCGATTATTGTTGCGCCCAATGGGGCGAGAAAAACTAAGCAATACCATGCTCAATTGCCGATGAATACTGAAGAAATGGTTGCCGAGGCGAAAGCATGTCAAACGGTAGGGGCTACCATGATTCATTTGCACGCGAGAGATGCGCAAGGCAGACATTCTCTAGAGTTAGATGACAACTTAGAAATCTACCACGCGGTGAAAGCTGCGGTGGGGGATTCGATGATTGTTCAGCTCACGACTGAGGCTGTTGGAATGTATTCACCACAACAACAAATGGCGCTGGTTAAAGCGGTAAAACCAGAAGCCGCTTCCTTTGCTTTGCGTGAACTGATTCCTGATGAGCAGAGTGAAGAGCAAGGTTTTGTCTTTTTCGATTGGGTCGCTGCTCAGGGCATTCTCAGTCAAATCATTTTGTATGATCAGGCAGACATCGAGCGCTATTTCTCCCTACGAGAGCGAGGCGTTTTACCCAAGCACAACCAACACGCGTTAGTGGTTCTTGGTCGATATCATGAGGCTCAACAATCTTCGCCATGGGATTTACGAGCAATGCATTTAGAGCGCTTTATCGAAGAGAAGGTTAGATGTGCCGTGTGCGCGTTTGGCGCGAGAGAACAAGACTGTTTAACCCATGCAATGTTACTGGGATTGGATGTTCGGGTAGGCTTTGAGAACAACCATTTGAGTTCGGATGGTCAACTTGCAAAAAGCAATGCAGAGCAAGTTCGGCGATTAAAAGAGATTTTTGAATTGCTCGATGTGCCACTGCATGATGCAGAAAGTTTTCGAGAGTCCATTTAG
- a CDS encoding LysR family transcriptional regulator — protein sequence MLKGSEYPSIRALRTFVAVANHLSFSKAAESLCVTQGAVSKQIATLEQLVGLPLIQRGLNGIELTEEGKRYLPKVTEALEIIQHATASLIQTDTEQELLVVDVTPSFASLWLVPNIDAFHQNHPDIRVKVRTSDGPINQLDVDSDITIRCLPLSSHYEHGRLLRQEMLLLTGSSSSSTCNDKQSIANFAFIPQTTRPQLWEQFKLEQSLQSAIHYHPVGHEHFYLSYEAVKLGKGLALLPDFMVQQAMSRGEVHHIQQLSMHSHYGYYVFVPNYRLAARKVSLFNDWLFTQLGEGVG from the coding sequence ATGCTAAAAGGCAGTGAATACCCTTCTATTCGTGCACTTAGAACCTTTGTTGCGGTTGCTAACCATCTGAGTTTTTCTAAAGCGGCAGAAAGTTTGTGCGTGACTCAAGGTGCCGTGAGCAAACAAATTGCGACGTTAGAGCAACTGGTTGGGCTGCCATTAATTCAGCGTGGTCTCAATGGTATTGAGCTCACAGAAGAAGGAAAACGTTACTTACCCAAGGTGACCGAAGCGTTGGAGATCATCCAACATGCCACGGCAAGCTTGATTCAAACCGACACAGAGCAAGAATTATTGGTGGTCGATGTCACGCCTTCTTTCGCCAGTTTGTGGTTGGTACCGAACATTGATGCCTTCCATCAAAACCATCCTGATATCCGCGTTAAAGTTCGTACCAGTGATGGTCCAATAAATCAGTTAGATGTAGACAGCGACATCACCATCCGTTGCCTTCCTCTTTCTAGTCACTACGAACATGGTCGATTGTTGCGTCAAGAAATGCTGCTGCTAACGGGCTCATCAAGTTCTTCAACGTGTAACGACAAACAGTCCATTGCGAATTTCGCTTTTATTCCTCAAACAACGCGCCCGCAGTTGTGGGAGCAGTTCAAACTAGAACAATCTCTGCAAAGCGCGATTCATTATCACCCTGTCGGTCATGAGCATTTCTATCTTTCTTATGAAGCGGTAAAGCTTGGCAAAGGGCTTGCCCTCCTGCCTGATTTTATGGTGCAACAGGCGATGTCGAGAGGTGAGGTCCACCACATCCAACAATTGAGTATGCATAGCCATTATGGCTATTACGTATTTGTGCCGAACTACCGTCTAGCGGCGCGAAAAGTCTCGCTGTTCAATGATTGGCTATTTACTCAGCTTGGAGAAGGCGTCGGTTAG
- a CDS encoding FUSC family protein, with protein sequence MTLSPAFLRKIWYSPSVNLGLRATSAIVLFMGLGVLFNQINLAMTALMTMPAALISGLDTAGPRRWTRFAITAFTWSITLVISYALLNMGLPLWLTYGAMGAVLASAAVNGPFWGRLGMSSLLIAVVSLSLHSSSAVLGLYPMLVLGPLIFALFSWLWFALWKHYALRVCLSAIYETLADYIQYRQAFLLGSENDAPKRRIKYQLIELFQQALQSESFRSKHEDANSLRQALFLALDTFEVILSSHTSNPDLLKQFQSSKSKRDLLLVWSQHCQQRLRHKAKQLLHNTHEEMEHLSSLEQEAHDLIEAVKLEDQPRFRYWAYAVKHISRRIELNEPAYERSFEVQPFELSFRLPSRDNPIWRHVTRVGLMFALGAGIAEYFELIRPDWVLISMLMVIQPSFLATRSKTWQRCLGTALGVLFATSLIHLGVPTNILFVLIAVLLPVAMLNIMRHYSLAIGCITALLILVYQTMAHQGLDFAAPRLIDNVVGGAIVLLGYGLLWPQWRGKEIHTQALKALDSSKSLFVYCYEQLQVDTEQRDHMALTKQRAAMLTAESDLELIYNEMQQEPRHTRADPHYYEDMLSHYRLLSHYLCLLLPLVRAGTYYQGSPQVERLIHDAMDALISTIRDNRVHELPALSNKTDADHPSSRAGQRSVEEIIWLALMTIKQMHDLVRRNLKD encoded by the coding sequence ATGACGTTATCTCCTGCCTTTCTGCGTAAAATCTGGTACTCCCCTTCAGTGAACCTTGGTCTGCGTGCCACCAGCGCGATTGTTCTGTTCATGGGGTTGGGTGTGCTATTCAACCAAATCAATCTCGCCATGACGGCTTTAATGACCATGCCTGCAGCATTGATCAGTGGTTTAGACACTGCCGGTCCTAGGCGTTGGACACGCTTTGCAATTACCGCTTTCACGTGGAGCATTACGCTTGTCATCAGTTATGCCCTGCTGAATATGGGCTTACCACTGTGGCTGACTTACGGCGCGATGGGAGCAGTATTGGCGAGTGCAGCAGTGAATGGTCCGTTTTGGGGACGCCTTGGCATGTCGAGCTTACTGATCGCGGTCGTGAGCTTGTCACTACATAGTTCCAGCGCGGTACTTGGTCTCTATCCTATGTTGGTGTTGGGACCACTCATTTTTGCGCTGTTCAGTTGGCTTTGGTTTGCCTTATGGAAACATTACGCGCTGCGTGTTTGTCTTTCTGCGATTTACGAGACGCTAGCGGACTATATTCAATATCGCCAAGCTTTCTTGCTTGGAAGCGAAAACGATGCCCCGAAACGACGCATCAAATATCAGTTGATTGAACTGTTTCAGCAAGCGCTGCAATCAGAATCTTTTCGCTCTAAACATGAAGATGCCAACTCTCTACGTCAGGCTTTGTTTTTAGCGCTCGATACGTTTGAAGTCATCTTGAGCAGTCATACCAGCAACCCTGATCTACTCAAGCAATTTCAATCCAGCAAATCGAAACGAGATCTACTCTTGGTTTGGAGCCAACATTGTCAGCAAAGATTAAGACACAAAGCCAAGCAGCTTTTGCATAACACGCATGAAGAGATGGAACACTTAAGCTCACTGGAGCAGGAAGCCCATGATTTGATTGAGGCAGTGAAGCTAGAAGACCAACCTCGTTTTCGCTACTGGGCATACGCGGTCAAGCATATTTCTCGTCGTATTGAGCTTAATGAACCTGCTTATGAACGTTCCTTTGAGGTACAACCATTCGAACTGTCTTTCCGTTTACCAAGTCGAGACAACCCGATTTGGCGCCACGTGACTCGCGTTGGTTTGATGTTTGCTCTTGGCGCTGGGATTGCTGAATACTTTGAATTGATTCGCCCGGATTGGGTATTAATTTCCATGTTGATGGTGATCCAGCCGAGTTTCTTGGCCACCCGCAGTAAGACTTGGCAACGCTGTTTAGGTACGGCGCTTGGGGTATTGTTCGCCACTTCATTGATTCATCTAGGCGTACCAACGAACATCCTGTTTGTGTTGATCGCAGTTCTATTACCTGTCGCAATGCTCAATATTATGCGTCATTATTCGCTGGCGATTGGCTGTATTACCGCACTGTTGATTTTGGTTTATCAGACCATGGCACACCAAGGGCTCGACTTTGCCGCTCCGCGCTTGATCGACAATGTCGTCGGTGGCGCAATTGTCTTGCTCGGTTATGGCTTATTGTGGCCGCAGTGGCGAGGTAAGGAGATTCATACCCAAGCATTAAAAGCGCTCGATAGTTCAAAAAGCTTATTTGTGTATTGCTATGAGCAGTTACAAGTCGACACTGAGCAACGTGATCACATGGCGCTCACTAAGCAACGTGCCGCTATGCTCACCGCTGAAAGTGACCTTGAACTGATTTACAACGAGATGCAACAAGAGCCAAGGCACACTCGTGCCGATCCACATTATTATGAAGATATGTTGAGCCATTATCGCTTGTTGAGTCACTACCTTTGCTTGCTGCTCCCTCTAGTGAGAGCGGGCACCTATTACCAAGGCTCACCGCAAGTCGAACGCCTTATTCATGATGCGATGGATGCGTTGATCAGTACGATTCGTGACAATCGCGTGCATGAACTGCCAGCGCTGAGCAATAAAACCGATGCCGATCATCCCTCCTCAAGGGCTGGTCAACGATCTGTCGAAGAGATCATCTGGTTAGCATTGATGACCATTAAACAAATGCACGACTTAGTAAGGCGTAACCTAAAAGACTAA
- a CDS encoding septal ring lytic transglycosylase RlpA family protein: MSRLTFPNHTKKLCIIFTTLALMISAGCTSTSAVGNSKTKGYAQSHALNGKASWYGDKFHGKLTASGETYDLNALTAAHKTLPFGTIVRVTNTANNKSVNVKINDRGPFVRGRVIDLSRKAFAKIGNVGQGTIPVRIDIVDDSNTFRYKH, from the coding sequence ATGAGTAGATTAACGTTCCCAAATCACACAAAAAAGCTTTGCATTATTTTTACAACTCTCGCTCTTATGATTTCAGCAGGGTGCACTTCGACGTCAGCGGTCGGTAACTCTAAAACAAAAGGTTATGCTCAGTCACATGCTCTTAATGGCAAAGCGTCTTGGTATGGAGATAAGTTCCATGGGAAACTAACTGCAAGTGGTGAAACATATGATCTAAATGCCCTTACCGCAGCGCACAAAACTTTGCCTTTTGGCACTATCGTGCGAGTAACCAACACCGCCAACAACAAGTCTGTTAATGTAAAAATTAACGACAGAGGCCCTTTTGTGCGAGGTCGAGTAATTGATCTTTCACGCAAAGCTTTTGCAAAGATTGGCAACGTTGGACAAGGTACAATACCTGTAAGAATAGATATTGTTGATGACAGCAATACGTTTAGGTACAAACATTAA
- a CDS encoding aspartate aminotransferase family protein: MSYVFHRHCHAKLPTIARGEGVYLFDNQGNQYLDACGGAAVSNLGHSHQAVKQAMLDQIEKVSFAHTGFFTSEASEQLAELICQQMPSQFNHVYLVSGGSEAVESALKMARQYFVECGKPEKKQFIARQQSYHGNTLGALAVGGNEWRREPFKPILHPSHHIAPCYAYRHQRQGESELDYSLRAANELEAKILELGSDNVMAFVAEPIVGATAGAVPATQGHFKRIREICDRYDVLLIMDEVMCGVGRCGSFFAFEQEQAVPDLVCMAKGLGAGYQPIGAVVANDKIYHAIASGSGFFQHGHTFMAHPVACAAAVATIQTIGDQKLLQAVNQQGAMLKRELESALSDFPYIGDIRGKGLFLGIELVADKVSKIPLPNSTLADKKVKQQAMKNGLMCYPMGGTIDGINGHHILLAPPFIIERSHIDELVDKLTRSLREVSQKW, translated from the coding sequence ATGTCTTACGTGTTTCACCGTCATTGCCACGCCAAATTGCCCACTATCGCCAGAGGGGAAGGGGTTTATCTGTTCGATAATCAAGGCAACCAATATCTCGATGCTTGCGGTGGCGCTGCCGTATCAAACCTTGGGCACAGCCACCAAGCTGTTAAACAAGCCATGCTCGACCAAATCGAAAAAGTATCTTTTGCTCACACTGGCTTTTTTACTAGTGAAGCAAGTGAGCAGTTGGCTGAGCTGATTTGCCAGCAAATGCCATCGCAATTCAATCATGTCTACTTAGTCAGTGGGGGCTCTGAAGCGGTTGAATCTGCACTAAAGATGGCAAGGCAATACTTTGTGGAATGTGGCAAACCTGAGAAAAAGCAGTTTATTGCCCGCCAACAAAGCTACCACGGTAATACACTTGGTGCGTTGGCTGTTGGTGGAAATGAATGGCGGCGTGAACCTTTCAAACCTATCTTACACCCAAGCCATCACATTGCGCCGTGTTATGCCTATCGTCATCAAAGGCAAGGCGAATCAGAACTCGATTATTCACTGAGAGCGGCCAATGAGCTTGAAGCTAAAATTTTAGAACTGGGCTCGGATAACGTCATGGCTTTTGTTGCAGAGCCGATTGTTGGCGCAACAGCTGGTGCAGTACCTGCCACTCAAGGTCACTTCAAACGAATACGAGAAATTTGCGATCGCTATGATGTGTTGCTGATCATGGATGAGGTGATGTGTGGTGTTGGACGCTGCGGTAGCTTTTTTGCTTTTGAACAAGAGCAGGCCGTCCCAGATTTAGTCTGTATGGCGAAAGGTTTAGGGGCGGGTTATCAACCAATCGGAGCCGTTGTTGCCAACGATAAAATCTATCATGCAATCGCGTCTGGTAGTGGCTTCTTTCAGCATGGGCATACCTTTATGGCGCACCCTGTTGCGTGCGCAGCAGCTGTTGCAACCATTCAAACCATCGGTGACCAAAAGCTCTTGCAAGCCGTCAATCAACAAGGGGCGATGTTAAAAAGAGAGCTCGAATCGGCGCTTTCAGACTTCCCATATATTGGGGATATTCGTGGTAAAGGGCTGTTTCTTGGCATTGAGCTTGTAGCAGACAAAGTAAGTAAAATCCCGCTGCCTAATTCAACTTTGGCAGACAAAAAGGTCAAGCAACAAGCGATGAAAAATGGACTGATGTGCTACCCAATGGGCGGCACGATTGATGGTATAAATGGGCATCATATCCTTCTTGCACCGCCTTTTATCATCGAACGAAGCCATATTGACGAGCTGGTGGATAAGCTCACTCGTTCACTTAGAGAGGTGTCGCAGAAATGGTAG
- a CDS encoding LysR substrate-binding domain-containing protein, whose protein sequence is MKSSVVSGLWLFNQVAEHSSFTSAAKALHLTTGAISQQIIQLEEQLGFTLFERHSRGIRLTPKGLQLSQSTQFHFSELGKTLKDLQVEKPHNEIRLKLTPSFAFKWLVPRLESFHLENPDLQVQIFAEGALVNSELKDYNVAIDYGSHPYRDKSAERILDEQLLPVMSPKYLEDHGWLKTLKASPEKWRDATLLHDAMPWDKAPRDYEWLYWASSMGFDFKTDVGHFFNRTDMAMSAAEAGVGIAMARMALVEDELASGRLVSPFEPVDASAGYYLIINNQSEQTARFRYWIMHETSSQRRLVDQP, encoded by the coding sequence ATGAAAAGTAGTGTTGTTAGCGGGCTGTGGCTATTTAACCAAGTGGCAGAACATAGCAGTTTCACCAGTGCTGCAAAAGCATTGCACTTGACGACCGGTGCGATCAGTCAGCAAATCATTCAATTAGAAGAGCAGCTAGGTTTTACTTTGTTTGAACGCCATTCGCGTGGCATCCGACTAACACCCAAAGGGTTACAATTATCTCAATCTACGCAATTTCACTTCTCAGAACTAGGAAAGACACTTAAAGATCTACAAGTTGAAAAGCCCCACAATGAAATTCGCCTCAAGCTGACGCCTTCTTTTGCGTTTAAATGGTTGGTCCCACGTCTTGAAAGCTTTCATCTAGAAAACCCCGATCTCCAAGTGCAGATTTTTGCAGAGGGAGCACTAGTGAATAGTGAGCTAAAGGACTATAACGTTGCGATAGACTACGGTTCTCATCCCTATCGAGATAAAAGTGCAGAGCGGATTCTCGATGAACAACTTTTGCCAGTCATGAGTCCAAAATACCTTGAGGATCATGGGTGGCTAAAAACTCTTAAAGCGTCGCCAGAAAAATGGCGAGACGCGACGTTACTGCACGATGCTATGCCATGGGATAAGGCTCCGCGTGACTATGAATGGCTGTATTGGGCATCAAGTATGGGATTCGATTTTAAAACAGATGTAGGGCACTTCTTTAATCGTACTGATATGGCAATGTCAGCGGCCGAAGCCGGAGTGGGTATCGCAATGGCACGCATGGCGCTGGTGGAAGACGAGTTAGCATCTGGTCGCCTAGTCTCGCCATTTGAACCTGTGGATGCTAGCGCAGGTTACTATCTGATTATCAACAACCAAAGTGAGCAGACGGCGAGATTTAGATATTGGATAATGCACGAAACAAGTAGTCAACGTAGATTAGTTGATCAGCCCTAA
- a CDS encoding DedA family protein codes for MAMKPLLEQYGYLALIVSIFLEGIGIPMPGQSLMIAASIISSEHVMNLSLVMIVSWLSCFFGNTCGYLIGYYFEGWLDKKGYISGPKMQKLQSTIQKYGPACLVVSRFIEGMKQFMPLACGIAKMPRKEFLLGNALATTIWVAVFSLLTNFTFEHLSVLSQFYTDHRYVVWSSAALLFSLMIFALLKRKKA; via the coding sequence ATGGCGATGAAGCCGCTGCTTGAGCAATATGGCTATCTCGCCCTTATCGTCAGCATCTTTCTTGAAGGCATTGGTATTCCGATGCCGGGGCAATCGCTGATGATTGCGGCGTCTATCATCTCATCAGAGCATGTCATGAACCTGAGCCTAGTGATGATAGTCTCTTGGTTGAGTTGCTTTTTTGGCAACACGTGCGGCTACCTGATTGGCTATTACTTTGAAGGTTGGTTAGATAAGAAAGGCTATATTTCTGGCCCCAAAATGCAGAAGCTACAAAGTACGATTCAAAAGTATGGTCCTGCTTGTTTAGTTGTCAGTCGCTTTATTGAAGGGATGAAGCAGTTTATGCCGCTTGCTTGCGGTATTGCTAAGATGCCGCGCAAAGAGTTCTTGTTGGGTAACGCGCTTGCAACCACCATTTGGGTTGCCGTGTTCAGTTTGCTCACCAACTTCACGTTTGAGCACTTGAGCGTCCTTAGCCAGTTCTATACCGATCATCGCTACGTGGTTTGGTCTAGTGCAGCACTGCTGTTCTCACTGATGATCTTCGCACTTCTCAAACGAAAAAAAGCGTAA
- a CDS encoding Na+/H+ antiporter NhaC family protein — protein MSGSKNSNKAIAPSAVALLPLVLFLALFIGVGTYLSFQGVALAFYQFPAPIAALPAVILALILSKDKLNKAIEHFMQGVGHSDIIAMCMIYLLAGAFASVAKASGGVDATVNFGLATLPSGLILPGIFVISAFIATAMGTSMGTIAAIAPVALGIAQSAGMSIPLTAGVVLSGAMFGDNLSIISDTTIAATRSQGCQMKDKFRENVRIAIPAALVAIAIFTYFSTEAVLPETGAIEWLKILPYISILVLAASGVNVFVVLTIGIGLAGISCLTFVKDYAVANLANDVYSGFTNMQEIFLLSMLIGGLSELMRRQGGLAFLTNLVSNMIAKFSSKHSLNVSSRASELGIAGLVAMVNTCTANNTVAIIVSGSVARQLAEENNVSPRRSASLLDIFSCVIQGVLPYGAQVLLLGSVFHLSPLEVVANSYYCFALAIAAIVAVFIKHPARQSVTQTES, from the coding sequence ATGTCTGGTTCTAAAAATTCTAATAAAGCAATCGCACCATCAGCGGTCGCACTTTTACCTTTAGTGTTATTCCTTGCGCTGTTTATTGGCGTAGGCACTTATCTTTCTTTTCAGGGTGTCGCTCTGGCATTCTATCAATTCCCAGCACCAATCGCTGCTTTGCCAGCGGTGATTCTCGCTCTTATTCTAAGTAAAGATAAGCTCAATAAAGCAATTGAACATTTTATGCAGGGTGTTGGTCATTCAGACATCATCGCCATGTGCATGATCTACTTGCTTGCAGGCGCTTTTGCATCGGTAGCAAAAGCATCTGGCGGTGTCGATGCAACGGTTAATTTTGGCTTGGCTACCTTACCCTCTGGCTTAATCTTACCGGGTATCTTCGTGATTTCTGCATTTATTGCGACCGCGATGGGTACGTCAATGGGCACCATTGCCGCTATAGCTCCAGTAGCATTGGGTATTGCGCAGTCTGCTGGCATGAGCATTCCTCTTACCGCAGGTGTAGTACTGAGTGGAGCCATGTTTGGTGATAACCTGTCGATAATTTCGGACACTACAATTGCTGCAACACGCTCTCAGGGATGCCAAATGAAGGATAAATTCAGAGAGAATGTCCGCATAGCAATACCAGCAGCCTTAGTCGCTATTGCAATTTTTACTTACTTTAGTACGGAAGCGGTATTACCAGAGACTGGGGCTATTGAATGGCTTAAGATTTTACCTTACATCTCTATTCTTGTACTAGCCGCTTCCGGAGTGAACGTCTTCGTCGTATTGACAATAGGGATAGGCTTAGCAGGAATTAGCTGCTTGACCTTTGTGAAAGATTACGCCGTTGCTAACCTTGCAAATGATGTTTATTCTGGATTCACTAATATGCAAGAGATCTTCTTACTTTCGATGCTAATCGGTGGTTTAAGTGAACTCATGCGCCGCCAGGGTGGCTTAGCATTTCTGACAAATCTTGTAAGTAACATGATAGCTAAATTTAGTTCAAAGCATTCTCTGAACGTCAGTAGCCGCGCAAGTGAGTTAGGTATTGCTGGCCTGGTTGCGATGGTGAATACCTGTACCGCCAACAACACCGTTGCCATCATTGTATCAGGTAGCGTGGCTCGTCAACTGGCAGAAGAGAACAACGTATCACCACGTCGCTCTGCAAGTTTGTTGGATATCTTCTCGTGTGTTATCCAAGGTGTATTGCCATACGGCGCACAAGTTCTGCTACTGGGCTCGGTATTTCACCTTTCTCCACTAGAAGTTGTCGCGAACTCTTACTACTGTTTCGCGCTTGCAATTGCAGCAATCGTGGCGGTGTTTATCAAGCATCCAGCGCGTCAGTCTGTAACTCAGACTGAAAGCTAA
- a CDS encoding amidohydrolase family protein, whose translation MTIWPAYQHVEETTKGSLEVGKNADLIILDKN comes from the coding sequence ATGACGATTTGGCCAGCATATCAACACGTTGAGGAAACAACAAAAGGCAGTTTAGAAGTCGGTAAAAACGCTGATTTGATCATTTTAGATAAAAACTAA
- the smpB gene encoding SsrA-binding protein SmpB, whose product MVKKKSKQKAGSNTIALNKKARHEYFIDDEIEAGMELQGWEVKALRQGKANIAESYVFMRDGEAFVSGMTITPLNQASTHVVANPTRVRKLLMSRRELDNLLGRINREGMTLAALSLYWSRSWVKIKIGVAKGKKLHDKRTDLKEKDWAREKARVMKSSLR is encoded by the coding sequence ATGGTAAAGAAAAAATCAAAGCAAAAAGCGGGTAGTAACACTATCGCGCTTAACAAAAAAGCTCGCCACGAATACTTCATTGACGATGAAATTGAAGCCGGCATGGAGCTACAAGGCTGGGAAGTGAAAGCACTTCGCCAAGGCAAAGCCAACATCGCTGAAAGCTACGTTTTCATGCGTGACGGCGAAGCTTTTGTCAGCGGAATGACGATCACACCTCTTAACCAAGCTTCTACTCATGTTGTCGCAAACCCTACACGTGTGCGCAAACTATTGATGAGTCGTCGTGAACTCGACAACCTTCTTGGTCGCATCAACCGTGAAGGTATGACGCTAGCCGCGTTGTCACTGTACTGGTCTCGCTCTTGGGTAAAGATCAAAATTGGTGTTGCGAAAGGTAAAAAGCTTCACGACAAACGTACCGATCTTAAAGAAAAAGATTGGGCTCGTGAAAAAGCGCGCGTAATGAAGAGCTCACTGCGTTAA